Part of the Legionella cardiaca genome, GTATGATAACGCACTGGAATTCCTAGGATGGAGTAAGATAATGAATATAAACGATAAAGAGCGCCATATTTCTGCTCAAAGAGGACAGCACCTGGAAGCAAAAAACTGGCTTACCGAGGCCGCTCTGCGAATGCTACGTAATAATTTGGATCCTGAGGTAGCTGAAGCCCCTGAATCACTTGTCGTCTATGGGGGTATTGGTCGTGCAGCACGCAATTGGCCTTCTTTCGATAAAATTGTAGAAGTTTTAAAGAAGCTTGAAGAAAACCAAACATTACTTATTCAATCAGGTAAACCTGTGGGTGTATTTACAACCCATGAAGATGCTCCGCGTGTATTAATAGCAAATTCTAATTTGGTACCTCGCTGGGCTACCTGGGAGCATTTTAACGAGCTCGATAAAAAAGGGCTGATGATGTATGGGCAGATGACGGCAGGAAGCTGGATCTATATTGGTTCTCAGGGGATTGTTCAGGGAACCTATGAGACCTTTGTTGCTTGTGCCAAAAAACACTATCATGGAGATCTTTCTGGAAAGTGGGTTTTGACTGCTGGTCTGGGAGGGATGGGGGGCGCTCAACCCTTGGCAGCAATCATGGCAGGAGCAAGCGTACTTGCGGTAGAGTGTGATATAGCACGTCTTAAAAAACGCTTAAAAACGCGTTATTTAGATAAGTATACAGAAAATCTTGATGAAGCATTAACCTGGATAAACGAATCTTGTCAGCAGCGAAAACCGCTCTCCGTAGGGCTTTTAGGGAATGCCGCAGAAATTTATCCTGAATTAGTTCGACGCGGTATTAAACCCTTTTTAGTAACAGATCAAACAAGCGCCCATGATCCATTGAATGGTTATTTGCCCCTCGGATGGACTTTGGAGGAAGCTGCAAAGATGCGGGAAACAGCGCCACAAAAGGTTATTACTGCTGCTAAGAAATCAATGGCCGAGCAGGTTCGAGCAATGTTGGCCTTTCAACAACGTGGTATCCCTGTCTTTGATTATGGCAATAATATTCGTCAAATGGCTTATGAAGAAGGGGTGACTGACGCGTTTACTATCCCT contains:
- the hutU gene encoding urocanate hydratase → MNINDKERHISAQRGQHLEAKNWLTEAALRMLRNNLDPEVAEAPESLVVYGGIGRAARNWPSFDKIVEVLKKLEENQTLLIQSGKPVGVFTTHEDAPRVLIANSNLVPRWATWEHFNELDKKGLMMYGQMTAGSWIYIGSQGIVQGTYETFVACAKKHYHGDLSGKWVLTAGLGGMGGAQPLAAIMAGASVLAVECDIARLKKRLKTRYLDKYTENLDEALTWINESCQQRKPLSVGLLGNAAEIYPELVRRGIKPFLVTDQTSAHDPLNGYLPLGWTLEEAAKMRETAPQKVITAAKKSMAEQVRAMLAFQQRGIPVFDYGNNIRQMAYEEGVTDAFTIPGFVPTYIRPLFCEGTGPFRWVALSGDPEDIYATDEKVKSLIPDDKHLHRWLDMARHKIAFQGLPARICWVGLKDRARLALAFNEMVRNKEVKAPIVIGRDHLDSGSVASPNRETEAMIDGSDAVSDWPLLNALLNCASGATWVSIHHGGGVGLGFSQHAGMVIVADGTDKAARRLKRVLHNDPASGVMRHADAGYEIAKQCAKENNLWLPMESIGGPNND